The Nocardioides humi genome includes a region encoding these proteins:
- the ndk gene encoding nucleoside-diphosphate kinase, with amino-acid sequence MTQRTLVLLKPDAVRRGLVGHVLARFEAKGLSIVAMEHRHIDAAMADAHYAEHVERDFYPPLRTFVTSGPLVALVLEGDEAIEVVRALNGATDGRKAAPGTIRGDLSLSNRENLVHGSDSPESAAREIALWFPGLV; translated from the coding sequence GTGACCCAACGCACTCTCGTCCTCCTCAAGCCCGATGCCGTCCGGCGCGGCCTGGTCGGCCACGTGCTGGCGCGGTTCGAGGCCAAGGGGCTGAGCATCGTGGCCATGGAGCACCGGCACATCGACGCCGCGATGGCGGACGCCCACTACGCCGAGCACGTCGAGCGGGACTTCTACCCGCCGCTGCGGACCTTCGTGACCAGCGGACCGCTCGTCGCGCTGGTGCTCGAGGGCGATGAGGCGATCGAGGTGGTCCGTGCCCTCAACGGCGCCACCGACGGCCGCAAGGCCGCCCCCGGCACCATCCGCGGCGACCTGTCGCTGTCCAACCGGGAGAACCTGGTCCACGGCTCGGACTCGCCGGAGTCGGCGGCGCGTGAGATCGCGCTGTGGTTCCCGGGGCTCGTCTGA
- a CDS encoding MCE family protein → MSEFLFAHSRLAPRTLRLRLAAAGVAGLLLLGAIAGVLGLQTLGVLSGDVRVTVQLPTVGDTLGINSDVKYDGLRVGRVIDVDPAGPSAQVLVEPEHAGLIPAAVTARVLPGTLFGNEYVDLVADAETAATPQTAADSAPAHLADGAVVPADTSTATLRLMDTFSATQRLLAAVDPAQWDVALSQLADALDGRGARIAELVRDGNGFLGRWAELHPQVREDLDLLARDTDLVADVEPSLVRALRDTRPLARTLVRRHQEVSRLLAAVPALLDGEEGVTTFLRENGALTARLLNATAANLEVFAERYPAFATLLRKVPALLRNGADAVRNGRIQMEGVLAPQLLDPYDASDPEDCPTYRGLTGPCGGER, encoded by the coding sequence GTGAGCGAGTTCCTCTTCGCGCACAGCCGGCTGGCGCCCCGGACCCTCCGGCTGCGCCTGGCCGCGGCCGGCGTCGCCGGTCTCCTGCTGCTCGGCGCGATCGCCGGCGTCCTCGGCCTGCAGACCCTCGGCGTGCTCAGCGGCGACGTGCGCGTCACGGTCCAGCTGCCCACCGTCGGCGACACCCTCGGCATCAACTCCGACGTGAAGTACGACGGCCTGCGGGTCGGGCGGGTCATCGACGTCGACCCCGCGGGACCGAGCGCCCAGGTGCTGGTCGAGCCCGAGCACGCCGGGCTGATCCCGGCCGCCGTGACGGCGCGGGTGCTGCCCGGCACGCTGTTCGGCAACGAGTACGTCGACCTGGTCGCCGACGCCGAGACCGCCGCGACCCCTCAGACCGCCGCAGACTCCGCGCCGGCCCACCTGGCCGACGGCGCCGTCGTACCGGCGGACACCTCCACGGCGACGCTGCGCCTGATGGACACCTTCTCCGCGACCCAGCGGCTGCTGGCGGCCGTCGACCCCGCCCAGTGGGACGTCGCGCTGTCCCAGCTCGCCGACGCCCTCGACGGGCGCGGCGCCCGGATCGCCGAGCTGGTCCGCGACGGCAACGGCTTCCTCGGCCGCTGGGCCGAGCTGCACCCGCAGGTGCGCGAGGACCTCGACCTGCTCGCGCGGGACACCGACCTGGTCGCCGACGTCGAGCCGTCGCTGGTGAGGGCGCTCCGCGACACCCGCCCACTGGCGCGGACCCTCGTCCGGCGGCACCAGGAGGTCTCCCGGCTGCTGGCGGCCGTGCCCGCGCTGCTGGACGGCGAGGAGGGCGTCACGACCTTCCTGCGGGAGAACGGCGCCCTGACCGCGCGCCTGCTCAACGCCACCGCCGCCAACCTCGAGGTGTTCGCGGAGCGGTACCCCGCCTTCGCGACCCTGCTGCGCAAGGTCCCCGCGCTGCTGCGCAACGGCGCCGACGCCGTACGGAACGGCCGGATCCAGATGGAGGGCGTGCTCGCCCCACAGCTCCTCGACCCGTACGACGCGAGCGACCCGGAGGACTGCCCCACCTACCGCGGCCTCACCGGACCCTGCGGAGGCGAGCGGTGA
- a CDS encoding MerR family transcriptional regulator has translation MSARAEVDSDLRTIDELATAAGLTVRTTRYYASLGLLPPPARRGRMAWYDDTHLARLEMIRALQGHGFTLQAIERYLASLPADAGVEDLAVQRAMLTSWTVGEPQELTRRQLDQHAGRRLSDDEVTLIEEFGLLRRVTGERGARFTPVHGFDVAVELLQVDIPVAGMRAAGDAIERHMSALAEELTQVLHDEVVEPWRQERDHRSREDAAQLEATISILRRLTLDAIVRGFQRSANQVIARSLDRR, from the coding sequence ATGAGCGCTCGTGCGGAGGTCGACTCGGACCTGCGGACCATCGACGAGCTGGCCACGGCGGCCGGGCTGACCGTCCGGACGACCCGCTACTACGCCAGCCTCGGCCTCCTCCCGCCGCCCGCGCGGCGCGGCCGGATGGCGTGGTACGACGACACGCACCTCGCGCGGCTGGAGATGATCCGCGCGCTGCAGGGCCACGGCTTCACCCTCCAGGCGATCGAGCGCTACCTCGCCTCCCTGCCCGCCGACGCCGGGGTGGAGGACCTCGCCGTCCAGCGCGCCATGCTGACCTCGTGGACCGTGGGGGAGCCCCAGGAGCTCACCCGCCGCCAGCTCGACCAGCACGCCGGCCGCCGGCTGAGCGACGACGAGGTCACGCTGATCGAGGAGTTCGGGCTGCTGCGCCGGGTCACCGGTGAGCGCGGTGCCCGGTTCACCCCCGTCCACGGCTTCGACGTCGCCGTCGAGCTGCTGCAGGTCGACATCCCGGTCGCCGGCATGCGCGCCGCGGGCGACGCCATCGAGCGGCACATGTCCGCCCTGGCCGAGGAGCTCACCCAGGTTCTCCACGATGAGGTCGTCGAGCCCTGGCGCCAGGAGCGCGACCACCGCTCCCGCGAGGACGCCGCCCAGCTCGAGGCCACCATCAGCATCCTGCGCCGGCTCACCCTCGACGCCATCGTGCGCGGCTTCCAGCGCTCCGCCAACCAGGTCATCGCCCGGTCGCTGGACCGCCGCTGA
- a CDS encoding MlaE family ABC transporter permease, whose translation MPAQSAPRVLPALGKPLAEVVALLRFTRRVFAAVLASITGRRFPLAETVVQTWYAIRVCTLPALAVSVPFGIILALQVGVLAQEVGAVAFTGAGNTLAVVRQASPLITALMLSGVAGSAICADLGSRRIREEIDAMEVMGLPVVERLVVPRMFAIVAVAVLLNGVVMFFTIITTLGVSVILQDLPPGSYLASVTALAQISDLWLSLAKAAIFAVICAVVASYKGLRADRGPTGVGEAVTSAVVTNFVLLFAANFVISQVYSTFAGGPIG comes from the coding sequence ATGCCGGCCCAGAGCGCCCCGCGGGTCCTCCCGGCCCTCGGCAAGCCGCTCGCGGAGGTCGTCGCGCTGCTCCGGTTCACCCGCCGGGTGTTCGCCGCGGTCCTCGCCTCGATCACGGGACGGCGGTTCCCGCTCGCGGAGACCGTGGTGCAGACGTGGTACGCGATCCGGGTCTGCACGCTGCCCGCGCTCGCGGTCTCGGTCCCGTTCGGGATCATCCTCGCGCTCCAGGTGGGGGTGCTCGCGCAGGAGGTCGGCGCGGTCGCCTTCACCGGCGCCGGCAACACCCTCGCCGTCGTCCGCCAGGCCTCTCCCCTCATCACCGCGCTCATGCTCTCCGGCGTCGCCGGGTCCGCGATCTGCGCGGACCTCGGCTCGCGCCGGATCCGCGAGGAGATCGACGCGATGGAGGTGATGGGGCTCCCGGTGGTCGAGCGGCTCGTCGTCCCCCGGATGTTCGCGATCGTCGCGGTCGCGGTGCTGCTCAACGGCGTCGTCATGTTCTTCACCATCATCACCACGCTGGGCGTCAGCGTGATCCTCCAGGACCTGCCGCCGGGCAGCTACCTCGCCTCGGTCACCGCCCTCGCCCAGATCTCCGACCTGTGGCTCTCGCTCGCCAAGGCGGCGATCTTCGCGGTGATCTGCGCCGTGGTCGCGTCGTACAAGGGGCTGCGCGCGGACCGCGGGCCGACCGGCGTCGGCGAGGCGGTGACCAGCGCCGTGGTGACCAACTTCGTGCTGCTCTTCGCCGCGAACTTCGTGATCTCGCAGGTCTACAGCACCTTCGCGGGGGGTCCGATCGGATGA
- the mreD gene encoding rod shape-determining protein MreD, translated as MNRRGRLVAVLVAVLAALLLQVTVLPHFAWDVGGLGVVPDLVLLVVVATAVVTDTRFATLTGFWAGLLLDIAPPADHLAGRWALALMVVGYVVGRLVHDNAGDVGARRAPLALVLAAAAGGSFVGTSVFALTGLLLGDSGAGIGDLLPVALVALVLDMVAALVVVPATAWLYARATSGGTTPRASQRLRARV; from the coding sequence GTGAACCGCCGCGGCCGCCTCGTCGCCGTCCTGGTCGCGGTGCTCGCCGCGCTGCTGCTGCAGGTGACGGTGCTGCCGCACTTCGCGTGGGACGTCGGCGGGCTCGGCGTCGTACCCGACCTGGTCCTCCTCGTCGTCGTCGCGACCGCCGTCGTCACCGACACCCGCTTCGCCACGCTCACCGGCTTCTGGGCCGGCCTGCTGCTCGACATCGCGCCGCCGGCCGACCACCTGGCCGGACGCTGGGCGCTGGCCCTCATGGTCGTCGGGTACGTCGTGGGCCGGCTCGTCCACGACAACGCCGGCGACGTCGGTGCCCGCCGCGCGCCGCTCGCGCTGGTCCTGGCCGCGGCCGCGGGCGGCTCCTTCGTGGGGACGTCGGTGTTCGCGCTGACCGGTCTGCTGCTCGGCGACTCCGGCGCCGGGATCGGCGACCTCCTGCCGGTCGCGCTGGTCGCGCTGGTCCTCGACATGGTCGCGGCGCTGGTCGTCGTTCCGGCGACGGCGTGGCTCTACGCCCGCGCGACCAGCGGCGGCACCACCCCGCGCGCCTCCCAGCGGCTGCGAGCCCGCGTCTGA
- a CDS encoding MlaE family ABC transporter permease yields the protein MTAIEETVDQAVVSPLAGIGLQLVLAWRAVAGLPIAVTRYRGEVQRVLAEVTLGSGIFLVGGGVVGVVLLLSTLTGTEVGLEGYQGLDVIGLAPLTGFISGYANTRELAPMVAALGFAARIGCGFTSRLGAMRISEEIDALESMAIRPVPYLVSTRLVAAWIVVIPLYLIGLVGTYVATDLMVTTFYGQSAGTYDHYFRTFVAPVDVVYSAIKVVVLTTVVTLIHCYHGFTATGGPEGVGRATGRAIRASIISLTVVDILLTLVLWGADQQVQISG from the coding sequence ATGACCGCGATCGAGGAGACGGTCGACCAGGCGGTGGTCAGCCCCCTGGCGGGCATCGGCCTCCAGCTGGTCCTGGCCTGGCGCGCGGTCGCCGGTCTGCCGATCGCGGTGACCCGCTATCGCGGCGAGGTGCAGCGGGTGCTGGCCGAGGTCACCCTCGGCTCCGGCATCTTCCTCGTGGGCGGCGGCGTGGTGGGCGTCGTCCTGCTGCTGTCGACGCTGACCGGCACCGAGGTCGGCCTCGAGGGCTACCAGGGCCTCGACGTGATCGGCCTGGCGCCGCTGACCGGCTTCATCTCGGGCTACGCCAACACCCGCGAGCTCGCGCCGATGGTGGCGGCGCTCGGGTTCGCCGCGCGGATCGGCTGCGGGTTCACCTCGCGGCTCGGCGCGATGCGGATCAGCGAGGAGATCGACGCGCTTGAGTCGATGGCGATCCGCCCGGTCCCCTACCTCGTCAGCACCCGCCTGGTCGCCGCCTGGATCGTCGTGATCCCGCTCTACCTGATCGGCCTGGTCGGCACGTACGTCGCCACCGACCTCATGGTCACGACCTTCTACGGCCAGTCCGCCGGCACCTACGACCACTACTTCCGCACCTTCGTCGCGCCCGTCGACGTCGTCTACTCCGCGATCAAGGTGGTCGTGCTGACCACCGTCGTGACCCTCATCCACTGCTACCACGGCTTCACCGCCACCGGCGGCCCCGAGGGCGTCGGCCGGGCCACCGGCCGCGCGATCCGGGCCAGCATCATCTCCCTCACCGTCGTCGACATCCTGCTGACGCTCGTCCTGTGGGGCGCCGACCAGCAGGTGCAGATCTCCGGGTGA
- the mrdA gene encoding penicillin-binding protein 2, producing MAAGASHRSRLRLIVIQTLVFSLLATLGVRLYYLQVVSGERYQGKAASQSVREIVVQPQRGLIVDAMGRPLVTNRLTWVVSIDRTLIGRMSAADRTELLARTSDAIGVKVDKIEAKLLLCGDSGAVAGQCWNGSPYQPVPVAQDVKEGAALRILEQPEDFPGVVVDRQTLRQYPSPYGINAAHVLGYLSPITKEELESAEKTGDSSVNGASVVGRAGVEKQYDEWLRGQPGYQQVAVDSKGRVRQDVSGLAAQPGDTLVTSIDAKVQSVVEEQLAAMIAKQRSTRDPVTKRNFEADSGAAVVMEAKTGRIVAMASQPTYDPSVWVGGITDKQLERLYSEAAGTPLLARAFQGQFAPGSTWKPFMTVGALTHGYTPSTVLSCPSAVQIGNRAFHNHESAAYGSISFAKALEVSCNTFFFQVGMSFWQKYGSDPDDVDAKDPLVEQAEKFGFGERSGVDLPGEASGRVADRKWKRDYYESMKDYYCGIAAKPQDEKTSDFVYKFSREFCVEGWKYRLPDSANFAIGQGDTIVTPLQLARGYAAISNGGTLWEPRVGKAIVSPDGTVIREIEPKKERKLKIPASVLTYVDEALQGVSTHGTMAWKLNGFPLDRVRIRAKTGSAEVYGKQSTGWVASYTEDYVVVMMISQAGTGSGSTGEGIRAIWEALYGVDGDQVNPSTAAIPGVTPPAKLPTFGDDGSILPPARSKKGQ from the coding sequence ATGGCCGCAGGAGCCTCGCACCGCAGCCGGCTGCGCCTGATCGTCATCCAGACGCTCGTCTTCTCCCTGCTCGCCACCCTCGGCGTGCGCCTCTACTACCTGCAGGTCGTCTCGGGCGAGCGCTACCAGGGCAAGGCGGCGTCGCAGTCCGTGCGCGAGATCGTGGTGCAGCCGCAGCGCGGCCTGATCGTCGACGCGATGGGCCGCCCGCTGGTGACCAACCGGCTCACCTGGGTGGTCTCGATCGACCGCACGCTCATCGGCAGGATGTCCGCGGCCGATCGCACGGAGCTGCTGGCCCGCACCTCCGACGCCATCGGGGTGAAGGTCGACAAGATCGAGGCGAAGCTGCTGCTCTGCGGCGACTCCGGCGCCGTCGCCGGCCAGTGCTGGAACGGCTCGCCGTACCAGCCGGTGCCGGTCGCGCAGGACGTGAAGGAGGGCGCGGCGCTGCGGATCCTCGAGCAGCCCGAGGACTTCCCCGGCGTGGTCGTCGACCGGCAGACCCTGCGGCAGTATCCGTCGCCGTACGGCATCAACGCGGCCCACGTGCTCGGCTACCTCAGCCCGATCACCAAGGAGGAGCTGGAGTCCGCCGAGAAGACGGGCGACAGCTCGGTCAACGGCGCCTCCGTCGTCGGGCGCGCCGGCGTCGAGAAGCAGTACGACGAGTGGTTGCGCGGCCAGCCCGGCTACCAGCAGGTCGCCGTGGACTCGAAGGGGCGGGTCCGCCAGGATGTGTCCGGGCTCGCCGCCCAGCCCGGTGACACCCTGGTGACCTCGATCGACGCGAAGGTGCAGAGCGTCGTCGAGGAGCAGCTCGCGGCGATGATCGCCAAGCAGCGCAGCACCCGCGACCCCGTCACGAAGCGCAACTTCGAGGCCGACTCCGGCGCCGCCGTGGTGATGGAGGCGAAGACCGGCCGGATCGTGGCGATGGCCAGCCAGCCGACGTACGACCCCTCGGTGTGGGTCGGCGGCATCACCGACAAGCAGCTCGAGCGGCTCTACTCCGAGGCCGCCGGCACGCCCCTGCTGGCGCGCGCCTTCCAGGGACAGTTCGCGCCGGGGTCGACGTGGAAGCCGTTCATGACCGTCGGCGCGCTGACCCACGGGTACACGCCCTCCACCGTCCTCAGCTGCCCCTCGGCGGTGCAGATCGGCAACCGCGCCTTCCACAACCACGAGTCGGCGGCGTACGGCTCGATCTCCTTCGCCAAGGCCCTCGAGGTCTCCTGCAACACCTTCTTCTTCCAGGTCGGCATGAGCTTCTGGCAGAAGTACGGCTCCGACCCCGACGACGTCGACGCCAAGGACCCGCTCGTCGAGCAGGCCGAGAAGTTCGGCTTCGGTGAGCGGTCCGGCGTCGACCTCCCGGGCGAGGCCTCCGGCCGCGTGGCCGACCGGAAGTGGAAGCGCGACTACTACGAGTCGATGAAGGACTACTACTGCGGCATCGCCGCGAAGCCGCAGGATGAGAAGACGTCCGACTTCGTCTACAAGTTCTCCCGCGAGTTCTGCGTCGAGGGCTGGAAGTACCGCCTCCCCGACTCCGCCAATTTCGCCATCGGCCAGGGAGACACCATCGTCACCCCGCTGCAGCTGGCCCGCGGCTACGCCGCGATCTCCAACGGCGGCACCCTCTGGGAGCCCCGCGTCGGCAAGGCGATCGTGTCGCCGGACGGCACGGTCATCCGCGAGATCGAGCCGAAGAAGGAGCGCAAGCTCAAGATTCCGGCATCGGTGCTGACGTACGTCGACGAGGCGCTCCAGGGCGTCTCCACCCACGGCACGATGGCCTGGAAGCTCAACGGCTTCCCGCTCGACCGGGTCAGGATCCGCGCCAAGACCGGCTCCGCCGAGGTCTACGGCAAGCAGTCGACCGGCTGGGTCGCGTCGTACACCGAGGACTACGTCGTCGTGATGATGATCAGCCAGGCCGGCACCGGCTCCGGGTCCACCGGCGAAGGCATCCGCGCCATCTGGGAGGCGCTGTACGGCGTCGACGGCGACCAGGTGAACCCGTCGACGGCGGCGATCCCCGGCGTCACGCCGCCGGCGAAGCTGCCGACCTTCGGCGACGACGGCTCGATCCTCCCGCCCGCACGTTCGAAGAAGGGCCAGTGA
- a CDS encoding rod shape-determining protein produces the protein MRANSIIGRDMAVDLGTANTLVYVRRRGVLLDEPSVVALNEGTGEVIAVGHQAKQMLGRTPDSITALRPLRDGVIADFEATEQMLRHFIARVHRRRYFAKPRMVICVPSSITPVEQRAVKEAGYQAGARRVYVVEEPMAAAIGAGLPVHEATGNMIVDVGGGTTEVAVISLGGIVTSLSVRTAGDDLDAAIVAWMKKEHGVMLGERTAEDVKITLGSAFPRPGEPSGEVRGRDMVTGLPRTVDVTSADIRKALEEPLHAIVDAVRVTLDQTPPELAGDIMDRGIVLTGGGALLRGLDERIRHETGMPVHIAEDPLVSVAMGAGRCVEEFEALQQVLVTNQRRF, from the coding sequence GTGAGGGCGAACTCCATCATCGGCCGGGACATGGCCGTGGACCTCGGTACCGCCAACACCCTCGTCTACGTCCGCCGCCGCGGCGTCCTGCTCGACGAGCCGAGCGTGGTCGCGCTCAACGAGGGCACCGGCGAGGTGATCGCGGTCGGGCACCAGGCCAAGCAGATGCTGGGCCGTACGCCGGACAGCATCACCGCGCTGCGCCCGCTGCGCGACGGGGTGATCGCCGACTTCGAGGCGACCGAGCAGATGCTGCGCCACTTCATTGCCCGTGTGCACCGGCGCCGTTATTTCGCCAAGCCCCGCATGGTCATCTGCGTGCCGAGCTCGATCACACCGGTCGAGCAGCGCGCGGTCAAGGAGGCCGGCTACCAGGCCGGCGCCCGGCGCGTGTACGTCGTCGAGGAGCCCATGGCCGCCGCGATCGGCGCCGGTCTGCCGGTGCACGAGGCGACCGGCAACATGATCGTCGACGTCGGCGGCGGTACGACGGAGGTCGCCGTCATCTCCCTCGGCGGCATCGTCACGTCCCTCTCGGTCCGCACGGCCGGCGACGACCTCGACGCCGCGATCGTCGCGTGGATGAAGAAGGAGCACGGCGTCATGCTCGGCGAGCGCACCGCCGAGGACGTCAAGATCACCCTCGGCTCGGCGTTCCCGCGCCCCGGCGAGCCCAGCGGGGAGGTCCGCGGCCGCGACATGGTCACCGGGCTGCCGCGCACCGTCGACGTCACCAGCGCCGACATCCGCAAGGCGCTGGAGGAGCCGCTGCACGCGATCGTCGACGCGGTCCGGGTCACCCTCGACCAGACGCCGCCCGAGCTGGCCGGCGACATCATGGACCGCGGCATCGTGCTCACCGGCGGGGGAGCGCTGCTGCGCGGCCTCGACGAACGTATCCGCCACGAGACCGGCATGCCGGTCCACATCGCCGAGGACCCGCTGGTCTCGGTGGCGATGGGCGCGGGCCGCTGCGTCGAGGAGTTCGAGGCCCTCCAGCAGGTGCTCGTCACCAACCAGCGGCGGTTCTGA
- a CDS encoding protein-tyrosine phosphatase family protein: MGPDGARCRDAALGPPRPWARPAPSLPDGPPPDFGLYLLGRPPEPTGWAARWVRWPDFRLPADPADLRAALGEALDRAAGERVELACAGGRGRTGTALACLAVLDGVPPAEAVAWIRERYDARAVETPFQRRFVRRFTPG; encoded by the coding sequence GTGGGACCCGACGGCGCCCGGTGTCGTGACGCTGCCCTCGGGCCGCCTCGTCCGTGGGCGCGGCCTGCGCCGTCCCTCCCCGACGGGCCGCCGCCCGACTTCGGCCTCTACCTGCTCGGCCGGCCGCCGGAGCCGACCGGCTGGGCCGCCCGATGGGTCCGTTGGCCGGACTTCCGGCTCCCCGCCGACCCCGCCGACCTCCGCGCCGCGCTCGGCGAGGCGCTCGACCGGGCGGCCGGCGAGCGGGTGGAGCTGGCGTGCGCGGGTGGCCGGGGCCGCACGGGGACGGCGCTGGCCTGCCTCGCGGTCCTCGACGGGGTCCCGCCCGCGGAGGCGGTCGCCTGGATCCGGGAGCGGTACGACGCCCGCGCGGTCGAGACGCCCTTCCAGCGACGCTTCGTCCGCCGGTTCACGCCGGGCTGA
- the rodA gene encoding rod shape-determining protein RodA — translation MSSRIRGSTRRTTASRRVGRLQWADLDLVLLGAVVLLSLLGCLLIWSATLERDDLTGGDTRAFVLKQVVNVAIGIGLMALVVVTDHRWVRILAPIGYLLAVGGLVLVLVMGSTVNGSRSWLIVGGMSLQPSELAKLAVVVGMALVVAERSEGRWRDRVGTTDVLLMLLVAGVPAVLILAQPDLGTMLVLTATVFGVIAASGAHRRWLALLAGGGVLAAVAAVASGMLKEYQVDRFLAFTDPALDPRGAGYNVEQARIAVGNGGLFGQGLFHGSQTQSGFVPEQHTDFVFTVAGEELGLVGAALIVALLGVVLWRALRIATRTDDVFGRIAAAGIACWFGFQAFQNIGMCLGIMPVTGVPLPFVSYGGSSMFAGMLAVGLLQNVHLRTLSAPASRLAPQQRVLVLG, via the coding sequence ATGAGCAGCCGCATCCGGGGCAGCACCCGCCGTACGACGGCCTCCCGCCGGGTCGGCCGCCTGCAGTGGGCGGACCTCGACCTCGTCCTGCTCGGCGCCGTCGTCCTGCTGTCGCTGCTCGGCTGCCTGCTGATCTGGTCGGCGACCCTGGAGCGCGACGACCTCACCGGCGGCGACACCCGGGCCTTCGTGCTCAAGCAGGTCGTGAACGTCGCGATCGGGATCGGGCTGATGGCCCTCGTCGTCGTCACCGACCACCGGTGGGTGCGGATCCTCGCCCCGATCGGGTACCTGCTGGCCGTCGGCGGGCTGGTGCTGGTCCTGGTGATGGGCTCGACCGTGAACGGATCCCGCTCGTGGCTGATCGTCGGCGGGATGTCCCTCCAGCCCTCGGAGCTCGCCAAGCTGGCCGTCGTCGTCGGCATGGCGCTCGTCGTGGCCGAGCGCAGCGAGGGCCGGTGGCGCGACCGGGTCGGCACCACCGACGTGCTCCTCATGCTGCTCGTCGCCGGGGTGCCCGCCGTCCTGATCCTGGCCCAGCCCGATCTCGGCACCATGCTGGTCCTCACCGCCACCGTGTTCGGCGTCATCGCCGCGTCGGGAGCGCACCGGCGCTGGCTCGCACTGCTGGCCGGCGGGGGCGTCCTGGCGGCCGTCGCGGCCGTGGCGAGCGGGATGCTGAAGGAGTACCAGGTCGACCGGTTCCTCGCCTTCACCGACCCCGCCCTCGACCCCCGCGGTGCCGGCTACAACGTCGAGCAGGCGCGGATCGCCGTCGGCAACGGCGGGCTCTTCGGGCAGGGACTGTTCCACGGCTCGCAGACCCAGTCGGGCTTCGTCCCCGAGCAGCACACCGACTTCGTGTTCACGGTGGCCGGCGAGGAGCTCGGCCTGGTCGGCGCGGCGCTGATCGTCGCGCTGCTGGGCGTCGTGCTCTGGCGGGCCCTGCGCATCGCCACCCGCACCGACGACGTCTTCGGCCGGATCGCCGCCGCCGGCATCGCCTGCTGGTTCGGCTTCCAGGCCTTCCAGAACATCGGCATGTGCCTCGGGATCATGCCGGTCACCGGCGTCCCGCTGCCGTTCGTGTCGTACGGCGGCTCGTCGATGTTCGCGGGCATGCTCGCCGTCGGCCTGCTCCAGAACGTCCACCTGCGGACGCTGTCCGCGCCCGCCTCGCGGCTGGCGCCGCAGCAGCGGGTGCTGGTCCTGGGCTGA
- the mreC gene encoding rod shape-determining protein MreC encodes MAIDTRPPTTRTRPSPVRRTGASRDPERDSGRPARSLVVALVLACAALMVVDKAGGDGSPVDPVRRVVGEVVGPVQAGVSTVVRPLVGLPGALRTNGALRDDVARLEAENADLRNRLGKAGYDEQRLAQLEGLRAMAGDLGYALVPARVIAIGAAQSFSSTVTLDAGSDAGLRPDMTVVAAQGLVGRITSVTAHTATVLLIVDDSSSVGGRIGESLELGFVRGHGHLGTDDRLEMELADRNVVPKVDQQVVTWGSEGGSPYVAGVPIGTVGKVYESVRDTSYRAVITPGVDFTALDLVGVVVPSGTKGRVIEADGSFP; translated from the coding sequence ATGGCGATCGACACCCGTCCTCCGACCACCAGGACCAGGCCCAGCCCGGTCCGCCGTACCGGCGCCTCCCGCGACCCCGAGCGCGACTCCGGCCGCCCGGCCCGCTCGCTCGTGGTGGCGCTGGTGCTCGCCTGCGCCGCGCTCATGGTCGTCGACAAGGCCGGCGGGGACGGCTCGCCCGTCGATCCGGTACGTCGCGTGGTGGGCGAGGTCGTCGGCCCGGTCCAGGCGGGCGTCTCGACGGTGGTCCGGCCGCTGGTCGGCCTGCCCGGCGCGCTGCGGACCAACGGCGCCCTGCGCGACGACGTCGCCCGGCTCGAGGCCGAGAACGCCGACCTGCGCAACCGCCTCGGCAAGGCCGGGTACGACGAGCAGCGGCTCGCCCAGCTCGAGGGCCTGCGGGCCATGGCGGGCGACCTCGGCTACGCCCTCGTGCCCGCCCGGGTGATCGCGATCGGAGCGGCCCAGTCGTTCTCCAGCACCGTCACCCTCGACGCCGGCTCCGACGCCGGCCTGCGCCCCGACATGACCGTGGTCGCCGCCCAGGGCCTGGTCGGCCGGATCACCTCCGTGACGGCCCACACCGCCACCGTCCTCCTCATCGTCGACGACAGCTCCTCGGTCGGCGGCCGGATCGGGGAGAGCCTCGAGCTCGGCTTCGTCCGCGGCCACGGCCACCTCGGCACCGACGACCGCCTGGAGATGGAGCTGGCCGACCGCAATGTCGTCCCGAAGGTCGACCAGCAGGTCGTGACGTGGGGGAGCGAGGGCGGCTCGCCCTACGTCGCCGGCGTCCCGATCGGCACCGTCGGCAAGGTCTACGAGTCGGTGCGGGACACGTCGTACCGCGCCGTGATCACGCCGGGCGTCGACTTCACCGCGCTCGACCTGGTCGGCGTCGTCGTCCCGTCGGGCACCAAGGGTCGCGTCATCGAGGCCGACGGGAGCTTCCCGTGA